A single Tenacibaculum sp. 190524A02b DNA region contains:
- a CDS encoding GNAT family N-acetyltransferase yields MKSIVKIIETELTYPLRKEILRKNIDLPHTFQGDFDEETIHIGAYVNDKLVGITTLMPSTNSLFEDSQYQLRGMATSTNARGLGIGKKILEFAFTVLKEKNITTLWCNAREIAVPFYEKSGFNIMGDLFMVDKVGPHYVMSIQL; encoded by the coding sequence ATGAAAAGTATTGTTAAAATAATTGAAACGGAGCTAACGTATCCTTTAAGAAAAGAAATTCTAAGGAAAAATATTGACTTACCTCATACTTTTCAGGGTGATTTTGATGAAGAAACCATTCATATAGGGGCTTATGTTAACGATAAACTTGTTGGAATTACTACCTTAATGCCTAGTACCAATAGCTTATTTGAGGACTCTCAATACCAATTAAGAGGCATGGCTACATCTACCAATGCTCGTGGCTTAGGTATTGGTAAAAAAATACTTGAGTTTGCTTTTACAGTTCTAAAAGAGAAGAACATTACTACATTATGGTGCAATGCACGTGAAATTGCGGTTCCTTTTTATGAGAAATCAGGATTTAATATTATGGGCGATTTATTTATGGTGGATAAAGTAGGTCCTCATTACGTGATGAGTATTCAACTTTAA
- a CDS encoding lytic transglycosylase domain-containing protein, which produces MNKAVRFLSITTIITLATLLMNTISKDKEPVVKNVAEHYEIKAVKLPEKMELAGEPVPLDRADIRERMDRELLVNTYWQSNGLLLIKRAHKFFPIIEPILESYGVPDDFKYLALAESGFMNVKSYAGAAGFWQFMKGTAREYGLEVNGNVDERYHLEKATKMAARYLTKSKEKFGSWTLATAAYNAGNGRISKRMKEQKAETYYDLLLNMETSRYVFRILALKEIIANPSKYGFIFSEEDLYKPTKTYNVAVDTAITSIPNFAKSFGVSYKELKLVNPWLRETRLHNKSRKEYLIKIPTSK; this is translated from the coding sequence ATGAATAAAGCAGTACGATTTTTATCAATAACAACCATTATAACATTAGCAACTTTATTAATGAATACCATTAGTAAAGATAAAGAACCTGTAGTAAAAAACGTAGCAGAGCATTACGAAATAAAAGCAGTAAAACTTCCTGAGAAAATGGAGTTAGCAGGAGAACCAGTTCCGTTAGATAGAGCGGATATTAGAGAAAGAATGGATAGAGAGTTGTTAGTTAACACTTACTGGCAATCTAATGGATTGTTATTAATTAAAAGAGCACATAAATTCTTTCCTATTATCGAACCAATATTAGAATCTTATGGAGTTCCTGATGATTTTAAGTATTTAGCTTTAGCCGAAAGTGGTTTTATGAATGTAAAATCATATGCTGGAGCTGCAGGGTTTTGGCAATTTATGAAAGGAACAGCTCGTGAATACGGTTTAGAAGTAAATGGTAACGTAGATGAACGATATCATTTAGAAAAAGCAACTAAAATGGCAGCAAGGTATTTAACAAAGTCAAAAGAAAAATTTGGTTCTTGGACCTTAGCTACAGCTGCATATAATGCGGGTAATGGTAGAATTTCAAAAAGAATGAAAGAGCAAAAAGCAGAAACGTATTATGATTTATTGTTAAATATGGAAACGTCTCGTTATGTTTTTAGAATATTAGCCTTAAAGGAAATTATAGCCAATCCGAGCAAGTATGGATTTATTTTTTCGGAAGAAGACTTATACAAGCCAACAAAAACATACAATGTAGCTGTAGATACTGCCATTACTAGTATTCCAAATTTTGCAAAAAGCTTTGGAGTATCTTATAAAGAGTTAAAACTAGTAAATCCTTGGTTAAGAGAAACACGTTTACATAACAAATCAAGAAAAGAATACTTAATAAAAATACCTACTTCAAAGTAA